A stretch of DNA from Paenibacillus sp. FSL W8-0186:
TAATCCCGATTCCTCTTCGAGAATAGGTATGCATACATCCTCCGTGACGCCGGGATATACCGTGGATTCATACACGACGACCGCCCCTGGGGTCAGCTTCTTTCCGACGATTCGGCTGGCGCTCTGCACATACTTCAAATCCGGCACATTTCCGCTTTGAATCGGAGTTGGTACGGCCACAAGAAAGAAGCGAATTCCTTCCAGCATCTCCTCATCGGAGGTAAATTTCACGCCGCATGTCCGGATGACGTCGTCGCCCACATCGCCCGTCACATCGATTCCCGTCAAATAACTATCTATTTTCCTGCGGTTCACATCAAATCCAACCACATTGGTTTTTCTCGAAAAAGCGACTGCGATCGGCAGGCCGACATACCCGAGTCCAATGACGGCAATTCCTTCGCGCCGATTAACGATATCTTCGTACAATCCCATTTCTCCATCCCCGTCCGTCAAAATGTTCCGCCTCTTTATTGAATCAAATCCTTCATTTTCACAAAGGTGTAGCCCTTCTCCTTCAATCGTTCCAATACGGTTGGCAGCGCCTCTGCCGTATGAATGCCGTCAAGAATATGAAGCAGGATAACACTTCCGTTCTGTGTCTGCTTCATAACCCCATTTATAATATCGTCGGCGCTGTTCTTCACGTCCCAATCGAGCGTGGTCACGTCGTACATCGCAATGCGTGGATACCCCGTAGCCGCGATAATTTCTGCCGTCTTCTCATCCACCACGCCCGTCGGCGGCCTGTACAGCATTAACGGCTGCTGCTGGATCGCTTCCGTAATGACTTGATGGGCTTTAACAACATCCTCCTGCAGCTCCTCCGGAGTCAGCGTAGTTACAACCTGATGGGCATAGGAATGATTGGCCACATCGTGCCCCTCTTCAATCATGGCTCTTGCCAGATTCGGATTCTGCTCCACGCCCTGCGCCCGCAAGAAAAACGTTGCCTTAACATCATGCTCGGCCAAAATGTCCAAAATTCGCGTCACCGTCTTGTCCGTCGCCCAATCGTCGAAGGTAAGGGCGATTTCCTTTTTCCTCGTATTGGCCTTGTATACAAGCTCATAAGGAGTGCCTTTGTAGTCGGGATTCAGTTTGGCTGCATCGTACCCGGGAATTTCCTCCAGCGGCTTTCGAACTCCGCCGTTCTTGACGAGCTCGCTCAGCGTAATCAGTTTATAGCCGAGCTCCTCTGCAGCCTCGCCGATAAAACCGATCGCCGGCACGACTTCCGGATTAATGTCGGTGTTCAGCGAGATGACGCCTCCCCTTGACATGTATCTAGCCACATAATCGCCGATTTCTTTCGCGTTCTTCATATCGCGGTCCTTCGGGTTGATGTTGTAATTAACGACGGCCTCCATTCCAAGCTGCGCGGCTACAAGCCGAATATCGTCGGAGTAGTCGCCTGACTTCGTTCGTATGTATTTTGGAGTAACGCCCGTTTCTTTTTCGATCACTTCGTTGGCCAACTGGATTTCCTTATAGATTTGCTCATAGCCAAGCTTGGTTAAATCCAGGTGATTCAACGTGTTATTTTCGACTTCATGGCCCCGTTCGATAATGCTTTTTGCAATATCCGGCTCCTCCGCTACCCGTATTCCCGGAAGAAAAAACGTCGCTTTGATATCATACTTGTCCAGCTCGTTTAGCAGCCGATCCATCGTTTCCGCATCCCCCATACCGTTAAAGGTAAGGCTCAGCTCTTTTCTGGCCGTATACACAGAGGAGATTACCCTGCTCTTCTCCCCATTAAAGCGCTCGATGGTCTGCTGGCCTTGCATCTGGCCCTCCGCAGGATCTGCCGGGCTGCCGCTGGAACCAAATATTCCGCAGCTGGTCAACAAGACCAGGCTCATGAACAGAGCCGTAACTCGAATCAGCGCTCGTTCTCTATTCAACCTGTCATTGCTCTTCATGTTCTAGCCCCTCTTTTTACCAAATAATAGAATACCTGTGTATCAAACTCCTGAATCGTCCAATAATATATCAGGACGTTCTATACATTTTCTAAACAGATTTGTCCAATCTATCTATTACAAGGAAGTTACTTGTAATTATTTATAGGTATTATAACCTAACGAATATTCAGGAAGGAACCATCAGCACGAAGCAAAATCAGGACATTTCCCCCATTGCATAAGCCCCTTGGCAAAACACAACAGCCCCAGTGCTTTACAGGCACTGGGGCTTATTTCGCTATTTATATTTTAGATTAAATCATGGGCCTTATGCTCATACTTTACGTTGGATGGCGCATCGATCGGTTCGGTCACTTTGTCATCGGCGACATGGACCTGGTGGGTTATGCCATTGCAAACGAATTTGAACATGCCGTTGTTAAAATCCGTACCGATCTCTTTATAGAATATGCCTTCATAGCTCATGTTCTTTTGGCAGGAGAAGCATAGTCTGTAGCTGTCCCCTTCCTTCAGCAGATAACCGCGAACGCCGGCCTCATACTCAATTTCGTCCTCGCTCTTGATGGTGCGATCCAGCGATACAATATGAAGGTCAACGAAAGTGATTTCGCGAAGAAGCACGTTGACGAAGGAACCCTTCGTGATCTCCTCCCAGCGATTCTGGGCGGTTTGTCCGATAATGATTTGCGTGACGTTGTATTTATGGGCAACCTCGGCAATCATTTTAGCTGTAGGCCGCTTTTCATTATCCAGGAGAATAAACTCCTCAACATCGCATTCCTCAGCCAGTTCCTTCCAGCGTTCGATGTATCCCGATTTTTCGGCATCAAACTCATCGTACGGGAGCGGATCCACCGTCAGGATATATAGCGGGCAATTCAACATACTCGCCATTTTATGGCCGCGTCTAATCAACCGCTCACCATTGGGACCGTAATATACGCAAACGAGAATACTCTCATCCATACGACCCTTTACCTTCTTCATGACGAAAATTCACCTCGTTAAATAATTCATTGTATTTATATCATTCTCTATAAGAAAAGCTTATACATGGAATGTATTTATTGTACATCGGCACGATTTATATTGTATAATTAGATTATTATTATAATTTTTCCTTATCGTTTGGCCGATATACGCAATACGCCAACAGGGTTGTTTCGAACAGCCCGCTTTAAAGCTGCCGGCTGCTTTTCCAGAACTCCCAATTCACTTCCTAAGCGAAGTCCTCACTTCTTACGCCATAGGCGATCATAAGACTTATGGCTTCTTATTATCCCGCTTATTGACATAGGAGTCAAGTCCTGCGGGAATCCTTCTTTATAAGGCTGTTTTTTGCTCAAATATAAAGAAGATCACCATCATCATGAAAATGGAGGTTTGACTTTGTTATCCGTGAACTTAGCCATATTGATCCCTTTTCTTGCCGCTATACTCGTACCATTCTTATACGCCAAAGTTTCACGCAAACATATCGGCTGGTTCGTCCTGATCGTGCCGGTTGTCCTGTTTGTTTCTCTAGCTCGCTACATTCCGTCTGTCGCCGGGGGCGAGACTTACTTGAGCACGATCGCGTGGATTCCCTCCTACGGCATCCATTTTACCACGTATCTTGACGGGCTGAGCATCATCTTCGGCCTATTGATCACCGGGATCGGCAGCCTGGTCATCATTTATTCCATTTATTATTTATCCGCAGAAGAGTCGCTGGGCCACTTTTATATTTACCTGCTGCTGTTTATGGGAGCTATGCTTGGCGTTGTCTTCTCCGACAATCTGATGGTGTTTTATGCTTTCTGGGAATTGACCAGCATTTCGTCCTTCCTCCTGATTGCATTTTGGTACCACCGGAAAAGATCCAGATACGGCGCAAAAAAAGCTCTATTAACTACGGTGACCGGCGGAATCGCCATGCTGACCAGCTTCATTATGATCTATGTCATGACTGGCACAATGAGCATCCGGGAAATTATTTCTACCATTGATTACGGCCATGCGCTATTTATTCCGGCAATGCTCCTTCTGCTGCTCGGCGCTTTTACCAAATCCGCCCAATTCCCGTTCCATATCTGGCTGCCTGACGCTATGGAAGCGCCGACGCCAATCAGTGCATATCTGCATTCGGCAACGATGGTCAAAGCGGGCATTTATTTGGTGGCCCGGTTTACGCCCATTTTCGGCAGCCATGAAACCTGGTTCTGGCTCGTCAGCAGCGTCGGCATCATCACGCTTTTCTGGGGCTCCTTCAACGCGGTTCGCCAGACGGATCTTAAAGCGCTGCTCGCCTACTCGACCATTAGCCAGCTCGGTCTCATCATGACCCTGTTTGGTATTGGTTCGGCAGCACTGTCCATGGGGGCCGGTGAAGAGACCGTGATTTATACGCAGGCGACCTTTGCGGCCCTGTTCCATTTGGTTAATCACTCTACGTTCAAAGGCGCTTTATTTATGGTTATCGGTATCGTAAACCATGGAGCAGGCACTCGTGACATTCGCCGCCTTGGCGGACTGATGTCGTTAATGCCGATTTCATTCACCATCGCTTTAATCGGCAGCTTTTCCATGGCAGGCTTGCCGCCATTTAACGGCTTCCTGAGCAAGGAAATGTTCTTTCAAGCCGTTGTCAGCGTAAGTCAGTCCGGAATTTTCTCCCTGCATGTATCCAAGGTACTATTCCCTGTCGTCGCCTGGGTTGCCAGTGTATTCACATTCATATACTGCATGATCATCGTATTCAAGACGTTTCTTGGGCCATACCAGCCGGAGAAGCTCGATCATGAAGCCCATGAAGCTCCGGCAGGCATGTTGATTTCACCGATCATTCTAGCAGTTTTGGTTGTAGGGATCTTCTTTTTCCCTAACGTGCTGGGCGATTATCTGCTGCGTCCGGCGATGGCCAGCATCCTCCCTTCGATAGAACTCGAAGGCATGATTGAACCTATTTCAGCCTGGCATGGATTCAATCCCGCTTTATGGATGACGCTCGGAGTCATTGCTGTCGGCACCTTGATGTATCTGTCGATCCGGCGGTGGAAAGGAATCTATTCGCTTCTGCCCGAGAATTGGACGCTGGACAACTTGTATAACAATAGTCTGATCCAAATGGAGAAAATCTCAAACCGGATCACCTCCTTCTATATGACAGGCTATTTGCGAAGTTATTCGATTTATATTTTCCTGTTTTTCATCGCCGCTGTAGGAGGCACGCTGCTGTTTACAGGAGCTTACGCCTTTGATTTTGCTGGCGATGCTCCGATCAGCGTATATGAAATCGTTCTGGTGCTCGTCATGGTCGCTGCTGCGCTTGCCATCCCTTTGGCGAAATCGCGCGTAAACGCCGTTCTGCTCAATGGAGCGCTTGGCTATTCCATGGCTCTGTTCTTCGTCGTATTCCGTGCACCTGACTTGGCGTTAACCCAGCTCGTGGTGGAGACGGTATCGACAGCGTTGTTCCTGCTCTGCTTTTATTTCCTTCCAAAATGGAAGAAAGAGGAGACGCCTCGCCGCACGAAGCGCACCAACCTTGTCATTTCCATAGCCGTAGGAATCATTTTCGTTTTGGTTGCTCTCTCTGTACGGGGTGGCAAACTGTTCGATACGATCTCCGGCTACTTTGAAAACGCCTATGAACTGGCGGGCGGAAAGAACATCGTTAACGCCATCCTCGGCGACTTCCGCGCGTTCGATACGATGCTTGAGGTGATCGTCCTCTTCATCGGTGGCCTGAGCGTATACACATTGATCAAACTAAAGTCGACGAAGGAGGAGCAGAACCTTGAAGATCAATGACGTCATTTTACAAACCGTTACGAAAATCGTAGTTTTCATTATTCTGACGATGGCGGTCTATCTGTTCGTGTCCGGACATAACAGCCCCGGCGGCGGTTTTATCG
This window harbors:
- a CDS encoding polysaccharide deacetylase family protein, which codes for MKSNDRLNRERALIRVTALFMSLVLLTSCGIFGSSGSPADPAEGQMQGQQTIERFNGEKSRVISSVYTARKELSLTFNGMGDAETMDRLLNELDKYDIKATFFLPGIRVAEEPDIAKSIIERGHEVENNTLNHLDLTKLGYEQIYKEIQLANEVIEKETGVTPKYIRTKSGDYSDDIRLVAAQLGMEAVVNYNINPKDRDMKNAKEIGDYVARYMSRGGVISLNTDINPEVVPAIGFIGEAAEELGYKLITLSELVKNGGVRKPLEEIPGYDAAKLNPDYKGTPYELVYKANTRKKEIALTFDDWATDKTVTRILDILAEHDVKATFFLRAQGVEQNPNLARAMIEEGHDVANHSYAHQVVTTLTPEELQEDVVKAHQVITEAIQQQPLMLYRPPTGVVDEKTAEIIAATGYPRIAMYDVTTLDWDVKNSADDIINGVMKQTQNGSVILLHILDGIHTAEALPTVLERLKEKGYTFVKMKDLIQ
- a CDS encoding universal stress protein, with translation MKKVKGRMDESILVCVYYGPNGERLIRRGHKMASMLNCPLYILTVDPLPYDEFDAEKSGYIERWKELAEECDVEEFILLDNEKRPTAKMIAEVAHKYNVTQIIIGQTAQNRWEEITKGSFVNVLLREITFVDLHIVSLDRTIKSEDEIEYEAGVRGYLLKEGDSYRLCFSCQKNMSYEGIFYKEIGTDFNNGMFKFVCNGITHQVHVADDKVTEPIDAPSNVKYEHKAHDLI
- a CDS encoding Na+/H+ antiporter subunit A — protein: MLSVNLAILIPFLAAILVPFLYAKVSRKHIGWFVLIVPVVLFVSLARYIPSVAGGETYLSTIAWIPSYGIHFTTYLDGLSIIFGLLITGIGSLVIIYSIYYLSAEESLGHFYIYLLLFMGAMLGVVFSDNLMVFYAFWELTSISSFLLIAFWYHRKRSRYGAKKALLTTVTGGIAMLTSFIMIYVMTGTMSIREIISTIDYGHALFIPAMLLLLLGAFTKSAQFPFHIWLPDAMEAPTPISAYLHSATMVKAGIYLVARFTPIFGSHETWFWLVSSVGIITLFWGSFNAVRQTDLKALLAYSTISQLGLIMTLFGIGSAALSMGAGEETVIYTQATFAALFHLVNHSTFKGALFMVIGIVNHGAGTRDIRRLGGLMSLMPISFTIALIGSFSMAGLPPFNGFLSKEMFFQAVVSVSQSGIFSLHVSKVLFPVVAWVASVFTFIYCMIIVFKTFLGPYQPEKLDHEAHEAPAGMLISPIILAVLVVGIFFFPNVLGDYLLRPAMASILPSIELEGMIEPISAWHGFNPALWMTLGVIAVGTLMYLSIRRWKGIYSLLPENWTLDNLYNNSLIQMEKISNRITSFYMTGYLRSYSIYIFLFFIAAVGGTLLFTGAYAFDFAGDAPISVYEIVLVLVMVAAALAIPLAKSRVNAVLLNGALGYSMALFFVVFRAPDLALTQLVVETVSTALFLLCFYFLPKWKKEETPRRTKRTNLVISIAVGIIFVLVALSVRGGKLFDTISGYFENAYELAGGKNIVNAILGDFRAFDTMLEVIVLFIGGLSVYTLIKLKSTKEEQNLEDQ